One window of the Salvelinus fontinalis isolate EN_2023a chromosome 2, ASM2944872v1, whole genome shotgun sequence genome contains the following:
- the tnnt1 gene encoding troponin T, slow skeletal muscle, producing MSDVEEEYEGEQAEEEAEEEPEEEPEEEPQEEDEGEQEAQEEEEEKLPIPKPMVPQLAPPKIPEGDRVDFDDIHRKRMEKDLIELQSLIDVHFDQRKKEEEELIGLKDRIEKRRFERAEVQRVRAEKERDRQNRIAEERQRKEDEEAKKKNEDEAKKKKVLSNMGANFGGFLQKAEHRGRGKRLTGREIKKKTLSERRPTLEIDNLREDALKQQAQEMWNWIYALESDKFDFIDHMKKQKYQIIVLLNRITSAQKFKKVHGKGKVGGRWK from the exons ATGTCTGATGTAGAGGAGGAATACGA ggGGGAGCAGGCGGAAG aggaGGCCGAGGAGGAGCCAGAGGAGGAGCCAGAAGAAGAACCGCAGGAGGAGGATGAAGGAG AGCAGGAAGCTCAGGAGGAGGAAG AGGAGAAACTCCCCATACCCAA GCCCATGGTGCCCCAGCTAGCCCCTCCCAAGATTCCAGAGGGGGATAGGGTGGACTTTGAT gaCATCCACAGGAAGAGGATGGAGAAGGACCTCATTGAGTTGCAGAGTCTGATTGATGTCCACTTTGACCagaggaagaaggaggaggaggagctcatTGGGCTGAAGGACCGAATT GAGAAGCGTCGGTTTGAGAGGGCAGAGGTGCAGCGAGTTCGAGCTGAGAAGGAGCGGGACCGGCAGAACAGGATTGCG GAAGAACGGCAGAGAAAGGAAGACGAGGAGGCTAAAAAGAAGAACGAAGACGAGGCCAAGAAGAAGAAGGTTCTTTCCAACATGGGGGCCAACTTTGGGGGCTTCCTGCAAAAG GCGGAGCATCGCGGGAGAGGGAAGCGTCTAACGGGGAGAGAGATCAAGAAGAAGACCTTGTCCGAGAGACGACCCACACTGGAGATCGACAACCTGAGAGAGGACGCCCTGAA GCAACAAGCTCAGGAGATGTGGAACTGGATCTATGCGCTGGAGTCGGATAAGTTTGACTTCATTGACCACATGAAGAAACAGAAATATCAG ATTATCGTTCTCTTGAATAGAATCACGAGTGCCCAGAAATT TAAAAAGGTCCA
- the pih1d1 gene encoding PIH1 domain-containing protein 1 isoform X2 gives MGKMQSENPRDSRVIRPQPGLCVKTFTLPDKRKVFVNICQSAAVPPPPPLSKEALVELLESEDPTGYRVPMSIGEAHTEVDNNSQGCTAYDVVISEEFFQKCQKDPLFQQFLIAVSLEGLENKYNLELSRDWKVLKNRKFLGSVNEQNIRTKSKPVIQEIDPKDTRPAPEPAKRPEFCLLVAPPVGDPEFLIAEIQLPGVASSLSLVLDLGEDRLVLNVRPSLFHLDCFIPFFIDQEDSVAQYNTNTQILTVTMPVVSS, from the exons ATGGGAAAAATGCAAAGTGAAAATCCTCGTGATTCTAGAGTCATTCGGCCACAGCCTG GTCTGTGTGTGAAGACTTTCACCTTGCCTGATAAACGGAAGGTATTTGTCAACATCTGTCAGTCTGCTGCTGTCCCGCCCCCGCCCCCCCTCTCCAAGGAGGCACTAGTGGAGCTCCTCGAATCAGAAGACCCCACAGGATACAGAGTACCCATGAGCATCGGAGAGGCCCACACAGAGGTGGACAACA ACTCCCAAGGCTGCACAGCCTACGACGTGGTCATCAGTGAAGAGTTCTTCCAGAaatgccag aAGGATCCTCTATTCCAGCAGTTTCTGATCGCTGTGTCATTAGAGGGGCTGGAGAACAAATACAACCTGGAGCTCAGCCGAG aCTGGAAGGTTCTGAAGAACAGGAAGTTTCTGGGCTCTGTGAACGAACAGAATATTCGCACCAAGAGCAAACCTGTGATTCAGGAAATAGACCCCAA ggaTACTCGCCCAGCACCAGAACCAGCCAAACG GCCAGAGTTCTGTCTGCTGGTGGCGCCCCCTGTAGGTGATCCAGAGTTTCTGATAGCAGAGATACAGCTTCCTGGAGTG gcctcctctctctccctcgttctggaccttggggaggacaggcttgtcCTGAATGTCCGGCCCTCCCTCTTTCATCTGGACTGTTTCATTCCCTTCTTCATTGACCAGGAGGACAGCGTAGCACAGTACAACACCAACACAcag attCTCACGGTGACAATGCCGGTGGTGTCTTCGTGA
- the pih1d1 gene encoding PIH1 domain-containing protein 1 isoform X1, with translation MEADSSLLSSEMELQQQEELYQQLLLQTMGKMQSENPRDSRVIRPQPGLCVKTFTLPDKRKVFVNICQSAAVPPPPPLSKEALVELLESEDPTGYRVPMSIGEAHTEVDNNSQGCTAYDVVISEEFFQKCQKDPLFQQFLIAVSLEGLENKYNLELSRDWKVLKNRKFLGSVNEQNIRTKSKPVIQEIDPKDTRPAPEPAKRPEFCLLVAPPVGDPEFLIAEIQLPGVASSLSLVLDLGEDRLVLNVRPSLFHLDCFIPFFIDQEDSVAQYNTNTQILTVTMPVVSS, from the exons ACAATGGGAAAAATGCAAAGTGAAAATCCTCGTGATTCTAGAGTCATTCGGCCACAGCCTG GTCTGTGTGTGAAGACTTTCACCTTGCCTGATAAACGGAAGGTATTTGTCAACATCTGTCAGTCTGCTGCTGTCCCGCCCCCGCCCCCCCTCTCCAAGGAGGCACTAGTGGAGCTCCTCGAATCAGAAGACCCCACAGGATACAGAGTACCCATGAGCATCGGAGAGGCCCACACAGAGGTGGACAACA ACTCCCAAGGCTGCACAGCCTACGACGTGGTCATCAGTGAAGAGTTCTTCCAGAaatgccag aAGGATCCTCTATTCCAGCAGTTTCTGATCGCTGTGTCATTAGAGGGGCTGGAGAACAAATACAACCTGGAGCTCAGCCGAG aCTGGAAGGTTCTGAAGAACAGGAAGTTTCTGGGCTCTGTGAACGAACAGAATATTCGCACCAAGAGCAAACCTGTGATTCAGGAAATAGACCCCAA ggaTACTCGCCCAGCACCAGAACCAGCCAAACG GCCAGAGTTCTGTCTGCTGGTGGCGCCCCCTGTAGGTGATCCAGAGTTTCTGATAGCAGAGATACAGCTTCCTGGAGTG gcctcctctctctccctcgttctggaccttggggaggacaggcttgtcCTGAATGTCCGGCCCTCCCTCTTTCATCTGGACTGTTTCATTCCCTTCTTCATTGACCAGGAGGACAGCGTAGCACAGTACAACACCAACACAcag attCTCACGGTGACAATGCCGGTGGTGTCTTCGTGA